The proteins below are encoded in one region of Rana temporaria chromosome 2, aRanTem1.1, whole genome shotgun sequence:
- the LOC120928815 gene encoding zinc finger protein OZF-like — protein sequence MEHIEGKQYLSSECILAFAIQPNFGPEGVHTKVKRYFCAKCGKAFSVKSKLITHERVHTGEKPFQCDKCGKAFATKANLITHERGHTGEKPFQCPECGKAFTSNAQLTSHKIVHTGAKPFQCSECDKAFLRKSDLRRHQMLHTNSFQCSECDTAFKTRSQLIRHQRFHTGEKPYPCTKCDKAFTQMARLITHQMIHTGENLHQCSDCGKAFAWKSALIAHQKAHHLKKPYYCSECDKAFTAKSLFILHQRVHTREKPYKCSECKKAFSWKSNLTTHQRLHTGETPYRCSECNKPFREKSNLIMHQRVHTGEKPYQCSECNKAFRVKSMLLRHERVHTGVKPFCCSKCGKAFTLKGNLIMHERIHTGEKPYKCSECDRAFTGKSELIIHERTHTGEKPYRCSECDKAFKIKSDLVNHKRVHTGERPYQCSECDKAFARRSNLVKHQMIHKREKPFQCSECGKAFIVMSGLLRHEKVHAGGKPYIEKPFHCSECDKAFAQKTHLIRHEKLHTGEKPFQCSKCEKTFIQKTHLTRHLKVHTGNKLCSELDKASLAPEGSPSSAATPLITPSPRDSSLQQ from the coding sequence ATGGAACACATAGAAGGGAAGCAGTATCTGTCTTCGGAATGCATCTTGGCTTTTGCAATTCAACCAAACTTTGGACCCGAAGGAGTTCACACTAAAGTGAAGAGGTATTTTtgtgccaaatgtggcaaagCTTTCTCCGTAAAGTCTAAACTTATAACACACGAGAGGGTCcatacaggagagaagccgtttcagtgtgacaaatgtggcaaagcttttgcAACAAAGGCAAATCTTATTACACACGAGAGGGGTcatacaggggagaagccatttcAGTGTCccgaatgtggcaaagcttttacatCAAATGCGCAGCTTACCAGTCATAAGATTGTCCACACTGGAGCCAAACCATTTCAgtgttcagaatgtgacaaagcttttttaAGGAAGTCAGATCTTCGCAGACATCAGATGCTTCACACAAACTCgtttcagtgttctgaatgtgacacgGCTTTCAAAACAAGGTCACAACTTATCAGACACCAGaggtttcacactggagaaaagcCATATCCATGCACAAAATGTGATAAAGCTTTTACACAAATGGCACGTCTTATTACACACCAAATGATTCACACTGGTGAGAACCTCCATCAGTGTTCTGACTGCGGCAAAGCTTTTGCATGGAAGTCTGCTCTTATTGCGCACCAGAAGGCTcaccatctaaaaaagccttattattgttcagaatgtgacaaagcttttacagcAAAGTCACTGTTCATCCTACACCAAAGGGTTCATACTAGAGAAAAGCCGTATAAGTGTTCTGAGTGCAAAAAAGCTTTTTCATGGAAATCAAACCTCACCACACACCAAAgacttcacactggagagacacccTATCGGTGCTCTGAATGTAACAAACCTTTTAGAGAGAAGTCAAACCTTATTATGCACCAGAGGgtccacactggagagaagccatatcagtgttctgaatgtaacAAAGCTTTTAGGGTGAAATCTATGCTTCTCAGGCACGAGAGGGTCCACACTGGAGTGAAGCCATTTTGCTGTTCgaaatgtggcaaagcttttacatTGAAGGGAAACCTTATCATGCACgagaggattcacactggagagaagccgtacaagtgttctgaatgtgacagagCTTTTACAGGAAAGTCAGAGCTTATCATACATGAGAGGacccacactggagagaagccgtatCGCTGTagtgaatgtgacaaagcttttaaaaTTAAGTCTGATCTCGTCAATCACAAGAGGGTGCACACTGGAGAGAGGccatatcaatgttctgaatgtgacaaagcatTTGCAAGGAGGTCAAACCTTGTCAAACACCAGATGATTCACAAGAGAGAGAAACCatttcagtgttctgaatgtggtaAAGCTTTTATAGTAATGTCAGGTCTTCTAAGACATGAGAAGGTTCATGCTGGAGGGAAACCATATATAGAGAAGCCTTTTCATTGTTCtgaatgtgataaagcttttGCCCAGAAGACCCATCTTATCAGACATGAGAAGcttcacacgggagagaagccgtttCAATGTTCTAAATGTGAAAAAACTTTTATACAGAAGACACATCTTACCAGACACCTGAAGGTTCACACTGGAAATAAATTGTGTTCTGAATTGGACAAAGCTTCCCTGGCACCAGAGGGTTCACCCTCTTCAGCTGCTACCCCTTTGATAACCCCTTCTCCTAGAGATTCCTCTCTGCAGCAATGA